The following proteins come from a genomic window of Gossypium raimondii isolate GPD5lz chromosome 5, ASM2569854v1, whole genome shotgun sequence:
- the LOC105769792 gene encoding F-box protein At3g12350 isoform X2 has protein sequence MANPKDPKECSFSFSDFPEDVQLCILSFLSLPDIANFACTSKRSVSLCCNDTKLWFTLCQRRWGPKTQINKWGGGQITYKLLYKTLTQWENLIGFWRHCGRAGLSGQCPRLIIFEWGPSFVFGSRVCPSKNGTYHVTKSPFLWMGISPDGQIVYFLDLEGQTEIPSGDFGSWLEFVCMDQNLVPANVNFMGKDHFVVEENSNFWHSSKSKDVLRRISSSKNLIEDSDGVIESGIAGSLPDRFVSEMYTHFANRTSPGGGGDRAWRRQRKKEKERQGRRKWEPEHFLKVIDCSPTPDKPLQGLWKLIIAGNFW, from the coding sequence ATGGCTAATCCCAAAGACCCAAAGGAGTGTTCATTTTCCTTCTCCGACTTCCCTGAAGACGTCCAGCTTTGCATCCTCTCCTTCCTGTCCCTACCCGATATCGCGAATTTCGCTTGCACCTCTAAACGCTCCGTTTCGCTATGTTGCAACGACACCAAGCTCTGGTTCACCCTTTGCCAACGCCGGTGGGGCCCCAAGACCCAGATCAATAAATGGGGTGGCGGTCAAATCACCTACAAGCTCCTTTACAAGACCCTCACCCAGTGGGAGAATCTCATCGGCTTCTGGCGCCATTGCGGTCGTGCCGGCCTCTCAGGTCAATGTCCTCGGTTGATCATTTTCGAGTGGGGCCCATCTTTTGTTTTCGGTTCTAGGGTTTGCCCGTCCAAAAACGGCACTTACCATGTTACCAAATCACCGTTTTTGTGGATGGGGATATCCCCAGATGGGCAAATCGTGTACTTTCTCGATCTAGAAGGCCAAACTGAAATTCCATCCGGGGATTTCGGTAGCTGGCTGGAATTTGTCTGCATGGACCAAAATCTGGTGCCAGCCAATGTTAATTTCATGGGTAAGGATCATTTTGTAGTTGAAGAAAATTCGAACTTTTGGCATAGTAGTAAAAGTAAAGATGTGTTAAGAAGGATTTCAAGTTCAAAGAATTTGATAGAAGATAGTGATGGAGTTATTGAGAGCGGAATCGCTGGGAGCTTACCGGACCGATTTGTATCGGAAATGTATACGCATTTCGCGAATAGAACGAGCCCTGGTGGTGGTGGGGATAGAGCGTGGAGGAGGCAAAGAAAGAAGGAGAAGGAAAGGCAAGGGAGGAGGAAATGGGAGCCTGAGCATTTCCTTAAAGTTATCG